One genomic region from Spodoptera frugiperda isolate SF20-4 chromosome 21, AGI-APGP_CSIRO_Sfru_2.0, whole genome shotgun sequence encodes:
- the LOC118280232 gene encoding acidic fibroblast growth factor intracellular-binding protein, whose translation MYTEVDVFVSNYTLIDPEIYQLWIEGCSSSEAVSTLHQRGFAKQHGATVELIASDVLDHYRTFALLERLLTVPSKLSEQMVFQIDDATKQMLIENHLPYYPCVSQVAERSGAPLRCCRRQFDNVRRVFKAVEEMPGNVVANIRTTFLLSEPLAKKYGAVVFIACMRFETAKRKLTYLTFNDFYHCAQAIMSSWTYSCTGPEYYDTEMDREFLLELRELRILLDKEKEHKHLICMRLRPKLLEKSYQELELNFRLYTRALVGLACNLHRGRELRSLFIDLLERCVEPLRLGSWPKTDLAQFLCAYEQCALQMDVLREADLKSVWERYMRVISQCLLTMYHI comes from the exons atGTACACAGAAGTTGATGTATTCGTTAGTAATTATACTCTAATTGATCCTGAAATATACCAGCTGTGGATTGAGGGATGTTCTT CGAGTGAAGCGGTGTCCACGCTACACCAGCGAGGGTTCGCCAAGCAGCATGGAGCGACGGTGGAGCTCATTGCCAGCGATGTCTTGGATCATTACAg AACATTCGCCCTTCTAGAGCGTCTCCTGACAGTTCCGTCGAAGCTGTCCGAACAGATGGTGTTCCAGATCGATGACGCCACCAAACAGATGCTCATTGAGAA tcatctaccctattatccCTGCGTGTCCCAGGTGGCGGAGCGGTCGGGCGCGCCGCTGCGCTGCTGCCGGCGGCAGTTCGACAACGTGCGGCGCGTGTTCAAGGCGGTCGAGGAGATGCCGGGCAACGTCGTCGCCAACATCCGCACCACCTTCCTGCTGTCTGAGCCGCTCGCCAA GAAGTACGGTGCAGTGGTGTTCATAGCGTGCATGCGGTTTGAGACTGCCAAGCGGAAACTCACGTATCTGACGTTCAATGATTTCTACCATTGCGCCCAG GCGATAATGTCGTCGTGGACGTACAGCTGCACGGGCCCGGAGTACTACGACACGGAGATGGACCGCGAGTTCCTGCTCGAGCTGCGCGAGCTGCGCATCCTGCTCGACAAGGAGAAGGAGCATAAGCA TTTGATCTGCATGCGTCTCCGTCCGAAGTTGTTGGAGAAATCTTACCAGGAACTGGAACTGAATTTCAG ACTATACACCCGCGCCCTGGTCGGCCTGGCTTGCAATCTACACCGCGGCCGAGAATTGAGATCCTTATTCATCGATCTTCTAGAGAG ATGTGTAGAGCCACTTAGATTGGGATCCTGGCCGAAGACGGATCTGGCGCAGTTTCTGTGCGCATACGAACAATGCGCGCTACAGATGGATGTGTTAAG gGAAGCTGATTTGAAGAGCGTTTGGGAAAGATACATGAGAGTTATAAGCCAATGTCTGCTAACTATGTATCATATATAA
- the LOC118280230 gene encoding gastrula zinc finger protein xFG20-1-like — MSETSESDQHEKDMLSMFASVWVKVEVGETEDNLPEFVDADHVEEPIPKKKKKTPRPTQELKCTFCDYTTVYKNCLKLHIMGHSNTKPYSCDNCNYTTKYPTSLHRHMIIQHDFKVTDHLQMQVYQCEMCSYSSYFKWNLKAHTRKHTAEKQYKCEQCNYATAYRHNFNKHHKVHNKEEMMYKCDKCPFVTKYEGHIARHLAKIHNEVSDKARKCDMCDFSTKVQWRLNVHKRRSKQNGVLKCTFCDFETSYMCESKKHKAMHFDDAHEIKLNESSGEITVGSGVVTIPLPDENGTVHEKFHNYTLDPNCEIDWHNIKVLESNSKDRPFQCIMCSYTSRFKASVQRHFQRHHTGSLHRPYKCVNCDFSTKTKDQIALHNKRSQSDTELKCPECNYVTFFKCQFATHQKCHYAHKCPDCSFTCKQKYDFQRHVATAHTGQTLQCRFCDYKAVRKESLLCHETIHTGQKPFKCKFCKYTTVRKSLLDNHLKRRHSDVLRERVIVNDSKIESLKVPIEKAQVIEGMKEQRMSREMEDMTDEQSSKDYDEQSM; from the exons ATGTCGGAGACCAGTGAAAGCGACCAGCACGAGAAGGACATGCTGAGCATGTTCGCCAGTGTTTGGGTGAAGGTGGAAGTCGGGGAGACTGAGGACAACTTGCCTGAGTTCGTGGATGCGGATCATGTTGAAGA ACCGATCccaaagaagaagaagaaaacaCCTCGACCGACCCAGGAATTAAAATGTACATTCTGTGATTACACGACCGTCTACAAGAACTGCTTGAAGCTCCATATAATGGGGCACAGCAACACTAAACCGTATTCCTGCGATAACTGCAACTACACTACCAAGTACCCAACCTCGTTACATCGGCATATGATAATACAACATGACTTTAAAGTCACCGATCACCTCCAAATGCAAGTCTACCAGTGTGAAATGTGCTCCTATTCATCATATTTCAAGTGGAACTTGAAAGCTCATACGAGGAAACACACCGCTGAGAAACAGTACAAATGTGAGCAGTGCAACTATGCCACTGCGTACcgacataattttaataaacatcaTAAGGTTCATAATAAGGAAGAAATGATGTATAAATGTGATAAGTGTCCGTTTGTGACTAAGTACGAAGGACATATTGCCAGGCATTTGGCCAAAATACACAATGAAGTGTCCGATAAGGCTAGGAAGTGTGATATGTGTGATTTCTCAACGAAAGTCCAGTGGAGATTGAACGTACACAAGCGAAGAAGCAAACAGAACGGTGTGTTGAAATGTACCTTCTGTGATTTTGAAACTTCTTACATGTGTGAGTCTAAAAAGCATAAAGCCATGCATTTTGATGATGCACATGAAATTAAGTTGAACGAATCAAGCGGAGAGATTACCGTTGGATCCGGAGTAGTAACGATTCCTTTACCCGATGAGAATGGAACCGTACATGAGAAGTTTCATAATTATACTCTTGATCCTAACTGTGAGATTGATTGGCATAACATTAAAGTGTTAGAATCTAATTCTAAAGATCGTCCGTTCCAATGTATCATGTGTAGCTATACATCAAGATTTAAGGCTTCCGTACAAAGGCACTTTCAACGACACCACACTGGTAGCTTACACCGTCCATATAAATGTGTCAACTGTGATTTTTCAACTAAAACTAAAGATCAGATCGCTTTACATAACAAAAGAAGTCAATCCGATACAGAGTTGAAATGTCCGGAGTGTAATTATGTCACTTTCTTCAAATGTCAGTTTGCAACGCATCAGAAATGTCATTATGCACACAAGTGTCCGGACTGCAGTTTTACTTGTAAGCAGAAGTATGATTTTCAGAGGCACGTGGCCACTGCTCATACGGGACAAACGTTGCAGTGTAGATTTTGTGACTATAAAGCGGTAAGGAAAGAGAGTTTGTTATGTCATGAAACCATACATACGGGGCAGAAGCCTTTTAAGTgcaaattttgtaaatataccaCCGTTCGTAAATCTCTGCTTGACAATCATTTGAAAAGGCGACATAGTGATGTTTTAAGGGAACGGGTGATTGTGAATGATAGTAAGATTGAGTCTCTAAAGGTTCCTATAGAAAAGGCTCAAGTCATTGAGGGTATGAAAGAGCAGCGTATGTCTAGGGAAATGGAAGATATGACAGATGAACAGAGTAGCAAAGATTATGATGAACAGTCCATGTAG